In Paroedura picta isolate Pp20150507F chromosome 15, Ppicta_v3.0, whole genome shotgun sequence, the genomic window TTCTGCTGCCCCCAGGCCTCCCCCAAGCAGGGAGCTCTTTCTTCACAAGAGGGAGAGgcttctgggtcaaggccagaaTACCGAAGGGGCAAGAGCGGCTTGTAAGCTGTAGGGTCCTCCTTGGTGAACACTCTTCTCCTTGCAGCCTTAACGCCTCCGTTGCTCTTTTTTGGCTCAGGTCTCTTCAGAGCCGCAGTTCCCAGCGGTGCTTCAACCGGAATCTACGAAGCCTTGGAACTGCGGGACAATGACAAGACGCGCTTCCTGGGCAAAGGtaacctcctcctcctgcagcagggGGGCAGCCTCAGCTGTCCGGGCTGGCTCTTCCCCAAACACTCCTTTTCCTTGCCCTCCTTTGCTCTTTGGCTCCTGTGGCCACAAGCAGGCGAGAAATCAGAGGCCTGTGGCATGAGCCGTGCCAATCGCGGAGTGGAGAGGTAAGGGAACGGGAGGTGCCGCCTTTCTCATAGAAGGGAGCTCGAGGCCAAGACAGTTGATTGTGAGTCGAGGGTCACTGTGAATGGAGCTATTTAGGACCGCCCTGGTTTGATCCTGGTGTCTGCCGTGGGCTCACTTGATGGCAGTGAGTTCATTCAGATCCAGCCCTCCCCGTCTGCAGCATGGCCTTCCTTGCAGGGGTGTTGTCAGGGGGGTTTTAAAAGGAAGGGGCTTGGAAATTGTAGAGTTGGTGAATGGACATTCTTGGTTGAGAGGGAAAAGAGCTCCTATAGAGGAGCAGGACTGGGAATTTTTCCTTGAACGGAAGCTGAGTGCAGATAGAACGCTCAACCGTGACTTGTCGTCCCCACCTCCCCGGTTTATGTTCTGTGCATGTCCAATCCATGATTTGAGTTTGCTTAGCTCAACTCCAGCTTTGAAAGAACTCGAGTGTGGAGATGCCAAGAATACCTGGCTTGTAGGCTAACAACCAGAGAGGTGTGGAAAACGGCCTTGATCACGTtctccttggagggggggggtgttagagCACAGTTTGCATACTCCTTTCCAAGCACAGCTTCACATCCAAGACTGAGACCAGAACTTAACCAGGGCTCAGGTAGTCAGCAGTGAACCTTGGAGGGAAACCAACCCTGGTCAAATGTTCTATCCATCAATTCCCGCTTGGGTATCTTGACCCTTCTGTCGGTTGTTCTCGTACAGATGCACCGGTGTGCCTCTGGTCTCCCAGTTATGTGTCCGTCTCTCTTGTCGGCTGGCTCCTTGTGCTCCGTGCTTGCAGATAGCTTGTTTTTCTATTCCGTCCTCCAAAAGGAAGCTTGGAGCTGTAGCACCTGGCTCGCATGGGGAATGTTCCAAGACCAGGCTTCAGTTCAAATGCAATCTGTGATGTTCTTGCCTAAAACCACATAACTGCGACTAATCAGGGTAGATGCAACTGGCCCAGGTAGACCAGTGGCCAAACTTTGCATAAGGAAATGTTATTTCCTCCCAAGGTATCTTGGGAAATACCCTGTGTGGGTGGCGAGAATtctgtgtcttttaatttctagcGTGGAGCATTTAGAAACATTGGAACGTAAACTGTTTAGATATCCAGTGTCATGTTCTTCCTCATGGTTTCCAATGTCTCATTCTGTGTGCTGAGGCTGGCAAAGAAAAGCAGGCAAATAAATGACTTAATCGTGATTTGCCTGTAGGTGGGGATCATCCAGCCCTGGTTTGACTTCTGGACCTCGGGCGGTGTGAATCTTTAGTTTGGCCTGATGGCCGACCCGTAAGCCCTCCCTGATTTGCGGCATGTTCTCGTTTGCATCTGActccttttgttttttcttgtATTGCTGATTGTGCCCGAAGTTGCACTGGTTCCTTCTGCTGTGTCTCCATGCCTGTACCCTGTTTCCCTCCCCTGCACGATCTGCTTTTGTGATCTCTTGTGGGCATtcatctctctcctttttcttctcttccttcggCCACTTGGTTTCCATCAGGCGTCTCCCGAGCTGTTAAGTATGTTAACGAATTCCTGGCGCCAGCATTGTGTACTCAGGTAACGGATGCACGCTTGTGGTGCAGGCCAGTCCTCCCTGTGCATGGCCTTGCCAACTAACCTCCTAGCAGGCATTCTTAGAAGATGGCTGTCTCCATCCCCTCACGATATGATTCTGGGTTCCCCTAAAACAATCATCAAGCTTGGTAATCCTCGTTCTGGAGGGCTAGGTGGTTGCTGGGGGTGACTGTAGCAGCCCCAAGTGATCCTCTACTAATGCCTGCTTCTGCCTCGGGTGGATTAGATCAGTGATTGATTTGCTTGTTCCTTCCAGGTGTCTCAAAAGCTGTTGAGCACGTCAATAAAACAATTGCACCTGCACTGGTTAACAAGGTAGGAGCCTTCCTTATTTTACTAACCACTACCATGCAGCTCTTAACTGGTGGTGTGCCATGCTTTGTGCTCCAAAGAAAAAAGCAGCACATGCAGTTGAACCATGAGGGAATGGCTTGTTGGTGGAGATTGAGGTGCATGGTTAACCACTGTGGATAGCCACCCATGCGTGTGTGCATTCCTGAGTGTTGCGGAAAAGGTAAGAAGATGCATGAACGTTGTGGCAGAGATGGACAGTTCCtggctcttttttttaaagggctctAAGTTGATTCAGGAAGGACTCCTGCCCTCCTTATAGGTgacccctcttcttctccctccctgcagaGCATAAGTGTTGTGGAGCAGGAGAAGATTGACAAGCTGATGCTGGAGATGGATGGGTCAGAGAACAAGTGTAAGTATAATTCCCCGGCCTGTGCATCTTTGTCCTGGGATTCGATGTGAAAAAAGAGCAACTTCTTTCAGAGGGTTGGCGCTCCTCTTGTCACTGTTACCAGGGAAATAAAGCTTCGCCCCCTTTCACCGGCCATGATGTCTAGAGGTCTCGTCTGCCCAAAGAGGTTAAATCCCTCTCTGAGTTGACCAGTGGGGTGCCTTTTGATGCAAACTGCCTAAAGGGGACCTACGAATGAAACATTTTCAAGATGGGAAGGGTGTTTCCTTtgttattgctttttttttttttagcctgtgTCTTGGAAGAGGCATTCCCTTTCCAGTGAGAACAAAattgggaatgcctcttctgggaATAGAGCAGGCAAACAGGTCTGTCTTCACCTTGCTTTTCAGCCAAATTCGGTGCCAATGCCATTCTGGGTGTCTCCTTGGCCGTGTGCAAAGCTGGTGCCGCGGAGAAGGGCGTCCCCTTGTACCGCCACATTGCCGACTtggctgggaaccaggaagtcatcCTGCCAGTCCCTGTAAGTTCCCTTGTTCTGTGCTGGGGATGAGGCAGGCCCACGGAACTGTAGGCGAGATGTTGTTGGGCTGCTGCACTCGTACCTTGAGCCCGCTAACACGCCTGGGGTGGTCTCTCTCCTTGTGGCCTTCCCTCCGTCCAGGCCTTCAACGTCATCAATGGGGGCTCCCATGCTGGAAACAAGCTGGCCATGCAGGAGTTCATGATCCTCCCCGTGGGGGCCGAGAACTTCAAGGAGGCCATGCGCATCGGCGCAGAGGTGTACCACAACCTGAAGAACGTCATCAAGGAGAAGTATGGAAAGGATGCAACCAATGTCGGGGATGAAGGTGGTTTTGCTCCCAACATCTTGGAGAACAAGGAAGGTGAGAGAAGGTCAGGGCAGAGGGGGGTGGCGGGTTGAATTGGTTCTCTGCTAGGGCTGTGGGTCGGTCTTTTTAGCGTCTCCACATGGAGGATTTGAGGGTGGCCGTATTGGCCACAAGACCTGCAAGGGGAAATCGTTCACAGAAGAGAGGCTCTTTATTCTGCAGCCTGCATAAATGGGTACAGATAGTGTTCGGTTTTGATCACAGGGGGGCCGAAGAAAAGAGCCAGGCACGGGCTCCCAAATTTTACTCGGAAACAGTTCTGTACCAGTTCTTCAATTTACGATCTGCTTCCTCACTGAAGCTGAAGTATCAAATAAGCAGCATCATAAGCCTACAGTTGTTGAGGTTTTAGACACAGGCTACCATTTTGTGCATGGTCTAACATAAGTAGTAGAAcacttggttttataccccgcttttccctatccgaaggagtctcaaagcagcttacaatggccttcctttcccgtcaacagacactctgtgagggtggtggggctgggagagctctgcagGGGAGAGTGGGGCTTGTGCTGCTTCAGTAGCTGAAGGGGTTGCTTTCGAGCAATGTCGAATCCTGCTGATGGCCACTTCTGGGTTATTTTTATCGCCACTCCACCAAGCTCAGCTACTGTAGAAATGTCTGGGATGCCACAGCAGTTGCGTCTCTTCTCCTTTTGGGGCAGATGTGACCCTGCTGATGGCTCCAGTCCTCGCACTCCCGTGGAGTCCCCTGGTTTGGCCGGCCAGGGGGTATGTGCATGTGTCGAAGCTCTGGCAGCCAGAAGGCCCCTGTCTGAAATAGCTTCTAGTTACCAGGAAGACCATGGGAAGTAACTAAAGCTGCCCAGGGGTGCGGTGGGGCCTCTGCTGCATCTTCTTGCTGTCACTTCACAAAAAAGCTAAACTTATTATAGAAGCTGATAGGGTCTAGGAGCTTCCCCAGTCTCAGAAAAACGCCCAACCTAAATTGTGAAAATCCGTTTTTTTGCCTAGCTATGCATCTTcatctgcagaagaacaaaatcatATGTTGTTATATCTTAGTGCCCTTTTCTTCGATGGGTCAATCTGAAGCAGCAAACCAagataaaaaaaattaagtgccaATCAAAATAATACAAATAGGAAGTTTTGCAAATTGGCTCTGGTTCTAGCCCCAGCCCCATTCTTCTCTTCTTGCACTGACCTAGATTGCCCAGGCAGGCCCAAGCCTGTCAGATATCAGcaggctaggatttggatgggagacctccaatgaacactagggtcatgacacaaaggcagggcagggcaaactACCCCTGAACATCcgttgcctggctgccagacaatcctcagatttcctggctacactacccatgtaataaataaataaataaataacatctccttccttcctagcTCTGGAACTGCTCAAGACGGCCATCAGCAAGGCTGGGTACACCGACAAGATCGTGCTGGGCATGGATGTGGCGGCTTCCGAATTCTATCGCGACGGCAAATACGACCTGGACTTCAAGTCCCCCGATGACCCCAGCCGATACATCACTCCTGAGCAGCTGGCTGACGTCTACAAAGGCTTTGTCAAGAGTTACCCCTGtgagtgcagaggggagggtgggtgtgggcATGTAGCTGTCAAGTTTCCTGGAGTTCTTTGGTCTTTAAGGCCCCTTTAGAAAACTCTCAAGACCCTGCATGATAGAGCAATCCATTGCTGCTGAGTTTACTGTAGAGGGTTGTGCATCAGGATATCATTGTCTGCAGCAAATTCTCGCGGAAGGGAACATTCTCATGATGAGGCAGTCCTGAAAGGGCGATCCTATATGCCAAATCCAGGAGAAATCAGAACAATTAGTTGGAGTTCTAGTTTTGCACATACCTAGCTCTTGTCGTAAAAAACATCcaagtcttgctggatcaggccaggggtccatctagtccaacatcctgtctgaacacagtggccaactagttcctctggaggtccaacaaaaaGCTGGAGctttcattagaacatcagaagagtgtgctgggtcaggccagtggtccatctagtcccgcatcctggctcacagtggccagccagttcacTCGAGATCAAAgatccctgatgttgcctcctggaccTGGGATTCGGAGGCTGACGGACTTTCTAGGTTCTCTTTAGTCATAGTGGTTCGTAGCCACTGATTGACCTCTCCCTGTCATGGAGTCCACAATGTGGCTTCTACAGCATTCTCCCATCCAGGTCTTGCTTAGCTTTAGCTTCAGTGAGGTAGCCTCCCGAAGACCACCTTACACCCCAAGCTACAGGTCTAGTTCTGATTCTAACCCAGTTTGTTGGAGGGTCATAAAAGCCAGCAGAGTACTTTGAAGAGCGTGTCCTCTGCCTCTCCAGTTGAATGATCCTTCTGAGGCCTGGGCATGCCTTTGCTAGTCAGACAATACTGAACTAGATGGCCGAAGCCAGTGTCCCAATCGTGGTTTCTGCTTCATTCCCGCTTTCTCAGTGGTCTCCATTGAAGACCCCTTTGACCAAGATGACTGGACCTCATGGAAGAAGTTCACGAACTGCGTGGGCACCGGCATCCAGGTGGTTGGGGACGACCTGACGGTGACCAACCCCAAGCGCATCGCCAAGGCCGTGGAAGAGAAATCTTGCAATTGCCTGCTGCTCAAAGTGAACCAGATCGGCTCCGTCACGGAGGCTCTCCAGGCGTAAGTCTTCCTCAGGAAGGgaaatgactggggggggggttaaggggcATTGTGCCGATGGATTGGTGCATCCGTGTGATTGGCGTTCCTGCCAGAAATGACTGTCTCTGGCCGTAAGAGGCTCTGGATGAAGGCGAAGTACCTAGTTATAgtggtgagagccagcatgggggtgtggtttagagcaggggtgtggtcctccagatgtccatggactacagtccccatgagcttctgccagcatgctagcctcatggcaattgtagtccgtggacatctggagggccacactttgccaACATTTGTTGTGACTTGCACTTTTGACAACCAGATCAGATCCCTTTCCCCTAAGTTTCATTTCCACACTTGGGATTGATTTCCTGGGAAATCATTATTCTGGGGCTTGGCTGCTTCCTTGAAAGGAAGGCGCACGAATCTCACTTTCTTGTCTGCCTTCTTGCTTCAGCTGCAAGCTCGCCCAGTCCAATGGCTGGGGCGTGATGGTGAGTCACCGCTCCGGAGAGACCGAAGATACCTTCATTGCAGACCTGGTGGTGGGACTCTGCACTGGACAGGTGGGTGCTTCCTTGTGTCCCAACAGGCAGGAGGCTCaatgtatatactgccccttaCTGTGACATCTTGGGGTTGTGCACATAGAACCAGCGGGGTTGTGTGTGAAGATACATTGCAACATTTAGAATGGTGAACGACTTGGTAGTAACAGGTAGTTAGGAAGAAACATTTTCTGTTAGGGACATGGTTGGATGTCAGGAGTTGTCTGGCAGGGCTCAGGGTTGTAAGCAGGTCCTTGTTGCTGGCCTTCACTTGaaaacccagtggaagagctccatttggcaggccctttggaattgtTCAAGGTCCATTAGGACCTTGATTTGGAGCTATTGAGGGTTACTTAAG contains:
- the ENO1 gene encoding alpha-enolase isoform X1, with protein sequence MSIYKIHAREILDSRGNPTVEVDLYTGKGLFRAAVPSGASTGIYEALELRDNDKTRFLGKGVSRAVKYVNEFLAPALCTQSISVVEQEKIDKLMLEMDGSENKSKFGANAILGVSLAVCKAGAAEKGVPLYRHIADLAGNQEVILPVPAFNVINGGSHAGNKLAMQEFMILPVGAENFKEAMRIGAEVYHNLKNVIKEKYGKDATNVGDEGGFAPNILENKEALELLKTAISKAGYTDKIVLGMDVAASEFYRDGKYDLDFKSPDDPSRYITPEQLADVYKGFVKSYPLVSIEDPFDQDDWTSWKKFTNCVGTGIQVVGDDLTVTNPKRIAKAVEEKSCNCLLLKVNQIGSVTEALQACKLAQSNGWGVMVSHRSGETEDTFIADLVVGLCTGQIKTGAPCRSERLAKYNQLLRIEEELGSKARFAGRNFRNPRVN
- the ENO1 gene encoding alpha-enolase isoform X2, with the translated sequence MSIYKIHAREILDSRGNPTVEVDLYTGKGLFRAAVPSGASTGIYEALELRDNDKTRFLGKGVSKAVEHVNKTIAPALVNKSISVVEQEKIDKLMLEMDGSENKSKFGANAILGVSLAVCKAGAAEKGVPLYRHIADLAGNQEVILPVPAFNVINGGSHAGNKLAMQEFMILPVGAENFKEAMRIGAEVYHNLKNVIKEKYGKDATNVGDEGGFAPNILENKEALELLKTAISKAGYTDKIVLGMDVAASEFYRDGKYDLDFKSPDDPSRYITPEQLADVYKGFVKSYPLVSIEDPFDQDDWTSWKKFTNCVGTGIQVVGDDLTVTNPKRIAKAVEEKSCNCLLLKVNQIGSVTEALQACKLAQSNGWGVMVSHRSGETEDTFIADLVVGLCTGQIKTGAPCRSERLAKYNQLLRIEEELGSKARFAGRNFRNPRVN